In Candidatus Krumholzibacteriia bacterium, one genomic interval encodes:
- the hppD gene encoding 4-hydroxyphenylpyruvate dioxygenase, giving the protein MKPTFKLLGFDHVTFAVGNAKQAAHYYQTVYGFDLVGYRGLEQGDRETASYVLKQNQVIFVLNSPYKSASPLNGLLSKHGDGVTDIAFAVDDAVKAWEHTTKNGAKSAFEPRTMKDDGGKVIVSGIHTYGDVTHTFVQREGYKGMFLPGYAPVKSRIKPDPVGFLFIDHIVGNQPDNEMENVVRFYENIFGFQRLWTVDDKDISTEYTALRSIVVSDEAENIKMPINEPAQGMKKSQIEEYVEFNSGAGVQHIAMATNDISTTVKKLVANGTDFLYVPDSYYDTLKERVGEIDEDIEALRKLGILVDRDDRGYLLQLFTKPVQDRPTLFFELIQRKAARSFGKGNFKALFESIEREQERRGTL; this is encoded by the coding sequence ATGAAACCTACGTTTAAGCTGCTCGGCTTCGACCACGTCACCTTTGCGGTGGGTAACGCCAAGCAGGCCGCGCATTACTACCAGACCGTCTACGGCTTCGACCTGGTGGGCTATCGCGGCCTCGAACAGGGCGACCGCGAGACCGCGAGCTACGTCCTCAAGCAGAACCAGGTCATCTTCGTGCTGAACAGCCCGTACAAGTCCGCGTCGCCGCTCAACGGTCTTCTCTCGAAGCATGGCGACGGCGTCACCGACATCGCCTTCGCGGTGGACGACGCGGTGAAGGCGTGGGAGCACACCACCAAGAATGGTGCGAAGAGTGCCTTCGAGCCACGCACCATGAAAGACGACGGCGGCAAGGTGATCGTGTCCGGCATCCACACCTACGGCGATGTCACCCACACCTTCGTGCAGCGCGAGGGGTACAAGGGCATGTTCCTGCCCGGCTACGCGCCGGTGAAGTCGCGCATCAAGCCCGATCCGGTGGGCTTCCTCTTCATCGACCACATCGTCGGCAACCAGCCCGACAACGAGATGGAGAACGTGGTTCGCTTCTACGAGAACATCTTTGGTTTCCAGCGCCTGTGGACGGTGGACGACAAGGACATCTCCACCGAGTACACCGCGCTGCGTTCCATCGTCGTGTCCGACGAGGCCGAGAACATCAAGATGCCCATCAACGAGCCGGCGCAGGGCATGAAGAAGTCGCAGATCGAGGAGTACGTGGAGTTCAACTCCGGCGCGGGCGTGCAGCACATCGCCATGGCCACCAACGACATCTCCACCACGGTGAAGAAGCTGGTGGCCAACGGCACGGATTTCCTGTACGTGCCGGACAGCTACTACGACACGCTCAAGGAGCGGGTGGGCGAGATCGACGAAGACATCGAGGCGCTGCGCAAGCTGGGCATCCTGGTGGACCGCGACGACCGCGGCTACCTGCTGCAGCTCTTCACCAAGCCGGTGCAGGATCGCCCCACGCTGTTCTTCGAGCTGATCCAGCGCAAGGCCGCGCGTTCGTTCGGCAAGGGCAACTTCAAGGCCCTCTTCGAGTCCATCGAGCGCGAGCAGGAGCGCCGCGGCACTCTGTAA
- a CDS encoding DUF1254 domain-containing protein, whose protein sequence is MLAVLCCLFALACGKKGESLTADEARSIAREAYIYAFPMVDGYRIMHAYYMAPGTPEYKAPMNQLASMARVYTPEDRAVQTPNSDTPYSFVGADLRAEPLVLTVPEIEKDRYYSIQLVDAYTHNFAYIGSRATGNEAGNFLLAGPDWKGETPSGVKAVIRSETNLVLGIYRTQLFDAADLEKVKAIQAEYKVQLLSDFLGTPGPAAAPALDYPAPLTPDAERTSLDVFSILNFLLTSFCPTVPSEVQLMERFAKIGVGPGQTFNIAKLSPEMKEALSGGITDAWTEFDTFKKTKLDTGETTSGDMFGTREFLKNNYLYRMAAAIMGIYGNSGMEAMYPIYTMDADGAKLDASSNRYTVRFAPGQLPPVNAFWSLTMYDLPGQFLVANPLNRYLLNSPMLPNLKKDADGGLTLYIQSDSPGKDREANWLPAPKAPFMMAMRLYWPKEEALNGTWTPPKAMRVQ, encoded by the coding sequence ATGCTGGCTGTGCTTTGTTGTCTGTTCGCTCTTGCGTGCGGCAAGAAGGGCGAGTCTTTGACGGCCGACGAGGCCCGTTCCATCGCCAGAGAGGCCTACATCTACGCCTTCCCGATGGTGGACGGGTATCGAATCATGCACGCCTACTACATGGCGCCGGGCACGCCAGAGTACAAGGCCCCCATGAACCAGCTGGCGAGCATGGCGCGTGTGTATACCCCGGAAGACCGGGCCGTGCAGACGCCCAACTCCGACACGCCGTATTCGTTTGTGGGCGCGGACCTGCGGGCGGAGCCGCTGGTGCTGACCGTTCCGGAAATCGAAAAGGATCGATACTACTCGATCCAGCTGGTCGACGCGTACACGCACAACTTCGCGTATATCGGCAGTCGTGCCACCGGCAACGAGGCTGGGAATTTCCTGCTGGCCGGCCCGGACTGGAAGGGCGAGACGCCGAGCGGTGTCAAAGCGGTTATCCGGAGCGAGACGAACCTCGTGCTCGGCATCTATCGCACGCAGCTCTTTGATGCCGCTGACTTGGAAAAAGTGAAGGCCATCCAGGCGGAATACAAGGTGCAGCTTCTGAGCGATTTCCTGGGCACGCCGGGCCCCGCCGCCGCCCCCGCGCTCGATTACCCGGCGCCCTTGACGCCGGATGCGGAGAGGACATCGCTGGATGTGTTTTCGATCCTGAACTTCTTGCTCACGTCGTTCTGTCCCACGGTGCCATCGGAAGTGCAGCTCATGGAGCGCTTCGCGAAGATCGGCGTGGGCCCGGGGCAGACGTTCAACATCGCAAAGCTCTCGCCGGAAATGAAAGAGGCGCTCTCCGGTGGCATCACGGATGCGTGGACGGAGTTTGATACGTTCAAGAAGACCAAGCTCGACACCGGCGAGACCACGTCGGGAGACATGTTTGGCACGCGCGAGTTCCTCAAGAATAACTACCTGTATCGCATGGCGGCGGCCATCATGGGCATCTACGGCAACTCCGGGATGGAGGCCATGTATCCGATCTACACGATGGATGCGGACGGCGCGAAGCTCGACGCCAGCAGCAACCGCTACACAGTCCGTTTTGCGCCGGGGCAGCTGCCGCCGGTCAACGCGTTCTGGTCGCTGACCATGTACGACCTGCCCGGCCAGTTCCTGGTGGCCAATCCGCTGAATCGCTACCTGCTCAACTCGCCCATGCTGCCGAATCTCAAGAAGGATGCGGACGGCGGACTCACGCTCTACATCCAGAGCGATTCGCCCGGCAAGGATAGGGAGGCCAACTGGCTTCCGGCGCCGAAGGCACCGTTCATGATGGCGATGCGGCTCTACTGGCCGAAGGAAGAGGCGCTCAACGGCACGTGGACGCCGCCCAAGGCGATGCGCGTGCAGTAG